A stretch of Anaeromyxobacter dehalogenans 2CP-1 DNA encodes these proteins:
- a CDS encoding lamin tail domain-containing protein, protein MSGRRAGPVSGRRAALPAVIWAAALAAGCGLPEAAPHVRVIALEPAGPGVAPELAEAAVTFSAPVDPAGLADGARLVLVPADAMKAALDAVESEEGGAGLAQAVPARAALDADGTRAVLRPDAPLRAHAGYALVLSSRARAADGRPVLDADGRRRPSIATFETGAAAGPPPAPALTEVRADAATPEAGGEYAELANLGEGPLDLYGHRLAKRTSTGGLSSCALPPDAVVAPGEVVVLAGGAYDGRYALPAGTRVLACGATALLGGIANDRPPELLLLDGSGAMVASFGAAGVAPVCAEAAAVKRDPAGPDVAANLACAAGSPGAL, encoded by the coding sequence GTGAGCGGCCGCCGGGCCGGCCCGGTGAGCGGGCGGCGCGCAGCGCTCCCCGCGGTCATCTGGGCGGCGGCGCTCGCGGCGGGCTGCGGGCTGCCCGAGGCGGCGCCGCACGTGCGGGTGATCGCGCTCGAGCCGGCCGGGCCCGGCGTGGCGCCGGAGCTGGCCGAGGCGGCGGTGACGTTCAGCGCGCCGGTGGACCCCGCCGGCCTGGCGGATGGGGCGCGCCTCGTGCTCGTGCCGGCCGACGCGATGAAGGCAGCGCTCGACGCGGTCGAGTCGGAGGAGGGCGGGGCGGGCCTGGCGCAGGCGGTGCCGGCGCGCGCGGCGCTGGATGCGGACGGCACGCGCGCGGTGCTCCGGCCGGACGCACCGCTCCGCGCGCACGCCGGGTACGCGCTCGTGCTCTCGTCGCGGGCCCGCGCGGCGGATGGCCGGCCGGTGCTCGACGCCGACGGTCGCCGCCGGCCGTCGATCGCGACGTTCGAGACCGGCGCCGCCGCCGGGCCTCCGCCGGCCCCGGCGCTGACCGAGGTCCGCGCCGACGCGGCCACGCCGGAGGCGGGCGGCGAGTACGCCGAGCTCGCCAACCTGGGCGAGGGTCCGCTCGACCTGTACGGCCACCGGCTGGCCAAGCGCACCTCCACCGGCGGGCTCTCCTCGTGCGCGCTCCCGCCGGACGCGGTGGTCGCGCCGGGCGAGGTGGTGGTGCTGGCGGGCGGCGCCTATGACGGACGGTACGCGCTGCCGGCGGGGACGCGCGTGCTCGCCTGCGGCGCCACCGCGCTGCTCGGCGGGATCGCGAACGATCGCCCGCCGGAGCTGCTGCTGCTCGACGGGAGCGGGGCGATGGTGGCGAGCTTCGGGGCGGCCGGCGTCGCGCCGGTCTGTGCCGAGGCCGCGGCGGTGAAGCGCGATCCCGCGGGCCCCGATGTCGCGGCCAACCTGGCCTGCGCCGCCGGCTCGCCGGGCGCGCTCTGA
- a CDS encoding response regulator yields the protein MERKKILLVDDSSTVLLMERMILAKSAYDVVTARDGQEGVEKARAERPDLILMDVVMPRMDGFEACRKLREHEETAAIPVIMVTTRGELASVETGYASGCTDYVTKPINGLELLAKVRSCLGQ from the coding sequence ATGGAGCGGAAGAAGATCCTGCTCGTGGACGACTCGAGCACCGTGCTGCTCATGGAACGCATGATCCTCGCGAAGAGCGCGTACGACGTGGTCACGGCGCGCGACGGGCAGGAGGGGGTCGAGAAGGCGCGGGCCGAGCGGCCGGACCTCATCCTGATGGACGTGGTCATGCCGCGCATGGACGGCTTCGAGGCGTGCCGCAAGCTCCGCGAGCACGAGGAGACGGCCGCCATCCCGGTGATCATGGTGACCACCCGCGGCGAGCTCGCCAGCGTGGAGACCGGCTACGCGAGCGGCTGCACCGACTACGTCACCAAGCCCATCAACGGCCTCGAGCTGCTCGCCAAGGTGCGCAGCTGCCTCGGCCAGTAG
- a CDS encoding chemotaxis protein CheW, producing the protein MADPKPTDATGADAWYFCLRLLGARYAFEAPLVTEVVRLGPLTRLPAAPAFLPGVFTHRGEVLPVLDIGLLVGHGAVAIRASTRAAIVHCGPWKVAVVTEGVEGLVAIPRRAIEPPPAESSGMAEFLSGVGRDRAGTVAVLDLPRLVETARARAVPAGGPAA; encoded by the coding sequence ATGGCCGACCCGAAGCCCACCGACGCGACGGGCGCCGACGCCTGGTACTTCTGCCTCCGCCTGCTGGGCGCGCGCTACGCGTTCGAGGCGCCGCTCGTGACCGAGGTCGTGCGCCTGGGACCGCTCACCCGGCTCCCCGCCGCGCCCGCCTTCCTCCCCGGCGTGTTCACGCACCGTGGCGAGGTGCTGCCGGTGCTCGACATCGGCCTGCTGGTGGGCCACGGCGCCGTCGCCATCCGCGCCAGCACCCGCGCCGCCATCGTGCACTGCGGCCCGTGGAAGGTGGCGGTGGTGACCGAGGGCGTGGAGGGGCTCGTCGCGATCCCGCGGCGCGCCATCGAGCCGCCGCCGGCCGAGTCCTCCGGCATGGCCGAGTTCCTCTCCGGCGTCGGGCGCGATCGCGCCGGGACGGTGGCGGTGCTCGACCTGCCGCGCCTGGTGGAGACGGCCCGCGCGCGCGCCGTTCCGGCGGGGGGCCCGGCGGCGTGA
- a CDS encoding response regulator, which produces MKVLICCESEIILQVTGMALEAAGHQVALEREPHALLPHVQGAAALLVDAGRARQAPALLRDRGFAGRSLLVGEGAQEELTRAAAELTLDGAVASPATDDFAQRFTAAVGARRRVLIVDDSEIVARLLQEELEAKGFEIHYAPDAEKATSIILKRQTRPDLILLDVNMPKVDGGQFCRFVKKNERFRSIKVLFCSGEDKEKVQRLVAECGADGFLSKGELLGKWIAENAG; this is translated from the coding sequence GTGAAGGTCCTCATCTGCTGCGAGAGCGAGATCATCCTACAGGTGACCGGGATGGCGCTGGAGGCCGCCGGCCACCAGGTGGCGCTGGAGCGCGAACCGCACGCGCTGCTGCCCCACGTGCAGGGCGCGGCGGCGCTGCTGGTGGACGCGGGGCGCGCCCGGCAGGCGCCCGCGCTGCTGCGCGATCGCGGCTTCGCCGGCCGGTCGCTGCTGGTGGGTGAGGGTGCGCAGGAGGAGCTGACCCGCGCCGCCGCGGAGCTGACGCTGGACGGCGCGGTGGCCTCGCCGGCCACCGACGACTTCGCGCAGCGCTTCACCGCCGCGGTGGGCGCCCGGCGGCGCGTCCTCATCGTCGACGACTCCGAGATCGTCGCGCGCCTGCTGCAGGAGGAGCTCGAGGCGAAGGGCTTCGAGATCCACTACGCGCCCGACGCGGAGAAGGCGACCTCGATCATCCTGAAGCGCCAGACCCGCCCCGACCTCATCCTCCTCGACGTCAACATGCCGAAGGTGGACGGCGGGCAGTTCTGCCGGTTCGTGAAGAAGAACGAGCGCTTCCGGTCGATCAAGGTGCTGTTCTGCTCGGGCGAGGACAAGGAGAAGGTCCAGCGCCTGGTGGCGGAGTGCGGCGCGGACGGCTTCCTCTCGAAGGGCGAGCTGCTCGGAAAGTGGATCGCCGAGAACGCCGGCTGA
- a CDS encoding chemotaxis protein CheD — MTRTTGAAPDRAAPAAGETPGGGGRAQVYLHAGQIAVATEPTAIVTVLGSCVAVCLHDPVARVGGMNHFLLPLHVEREQSARFGTVAVPQLVEAVERAGARRASLVAKVFGGASVIGAFRGARNLGDENVQLALRLLEEAHIPVLDRDVGGARGRKLIFHVDDGAAWVRQL; from the coding sequence GTGACCCGCACCACCGGCGCAGCGCCGGATCGAGCAGCGCCGGCGGCCGGGGAGACCCCGGGCGGCGGCGGCCGCGCCCAGGTGTACCTGCACGCGGGCCAGATCGCCGTGGCGACCGAGCCGACCGCGATCGTCACCGTGCTCGGCTCGTGCGTGGCGGTGTGCCTGCACGATCCGGTCGCGCGGGTGGGCGGGATGAACCACTTCCTGCTGCCGCTGCACGTCGAGCGCGAGCAGTCGGCGCGCTTCGGCACGGTCGCGGTCCCGCAGCTCGTCGAGGCGGTGGAGCGAGCCGGGGCGCGGCGGGCGAGCCTGGTCGCGAAGGTCTTCGGCGGCGCCAGCGTCATCGGCGCGTTCCGCGGCGCACGCAACCTCGGCGACGAGAACGTACAGCTGGCCCTGCGCCTCCTCGAGGAGGCCCACATCCCGGTGCTCGACCGCGACGTGGGCGGCGCGCGGGGGCGCAAGCTCATCTTCCACGTGGACGACGGCGCCGCCTGGGTGCGGCAGCTCTAG
- a CDS encoding GAF domain-containing protein yields MSDIRGKPGGTGRDLQQVNEKLRELISSLRTEKERLSESRHSASTPAPVPAAAEPSPPAAVDLEKKRLAAELALAREAVEHATAERARLRDRLAEIEAEHQRVSDDYVAVEERHSELAQLFVALERIHGAPTRAEVLTALQEIVINVVGTEELALLEVRDGKLVLAHAFGVAPGPLREIALGQGAIGRTARTGRLYVAGRDGSPDEADRDLTACIPLRVGDRVTAVLAIFRLLGHKPGLGESDQAVFDLLSAHAGLALHLRAQAERAGAAS; encoded by the coding sequence ATGAGCGACATCCGTGGCAAGCCGGGCGGCACCGGCCGCGACCTGCAGCAGGTGAACGAGAAGCTGCGCGAGCTCATCAGCTCGCTCCGGACCGAGAAGGAGCGGCTCTCCGAGTCGCGCCACTCCGCCTCGACGCCCGCGCCCGTGCCGGCCGCCGCCGAGCCGTCGCCGCCCGCGGCGGTGGACCTCGAGAAGAAGCGGCTCGCGGCCGAGCTGGCGCTGGCGCGCGAGGCGGTCGAGCACGCCACCGCCGAGCGCGCCCGCCTGCGCGACCGGCTTGCGGAGATCGAGGCCGAGCACCAGCGCGTCTCCGACGACTACGTGGCGGTGGAGGAGCGCCACTCCGAGCTGGCGCAGCTGTTCGTGGCGCTGGAGCGGATCCACGGCGCGCCCACCCGCGCCGAGGTGCTCACCGCGCTGCAGGAGATCGTCATCAACGTGGTGGGGACCGAGGAGCTGGCGCTGCTCGAGGTGCGCGACGGCAAGCTGGTGCTGGCGCACGCGTTCGGCGTGGCGCCCGGCCCGCTCCGCGAGATCGCGCTCGGCCAGGGCGCCATCGGGCGCACCGCCCGGACCGGCCGGCTCTACGTGGCGGGCCGCGACGGCTCGCCCGACGAGGCGGACCGGGACCTCACCGCCTGCATCCCGCTCCGCGTCGGCGACCGCGTCACCGCGGTGCTCGCGATCTTCCGGCTGCTCGGCCACAAGCCGGGCCTGGGCGAGTCCGACCAGGCGGTGTTCGACCTGCTCTCGGCGCACGCGGGCCTGGCGCTCCACCTCCGCGCGCAGGCCGAGCGCGCCGGCGCGGCGAGCTGA